The Chthoniobacterales bacterium region CACCGCGATCAAAAAAGTCACGAGAACTTGGCGGACAACGTAGCGGTGGAGAAGTTTCATCAGGGCCGGGGCGCAAACGATGATTCGGGCGGGAATCGTTTGCAAGAAGATTGGTCCGCTGTTACATCACCAGCCACATGCGAGACGAGAATTTCCGGTCGAGTCTGAACCCCATCCTGCGGCCTTTCTGCCTGTCGGCGCTCCTCTTTCTCACCTCCTGCGCCGCGCTCCTGCCCAAGCCGGACCCGACGCCCACACCGGGGTTGAAATGGAAGTCGATCGGTGGCCAGGTGCGCTACTCCGACACCCGGCGCACCATCGTCGCCGACGTCACGATCCGGGCCAAAAACGCCCGCGAATACTCCATGGAAGTAAGCAAAGCCGGGGCCATGCTGCTCAAACTCGACCGCGCCGGCACCGAGGGCTGGGCCTCCGGACCGCTCGCCCACTGGCCGTTCCATGGACCGGTGGATAAAGCCCCGAGCCATCTCACCGGCTGGTATCGCGAAACCACCGCCGCGCTGGAAAACCCCGGCGCACCACAGCCAGCGGCCAGCGGTCCCGGCATTCAATTCCGGCTCCAGCCTTAATCGATGTCGTCCCCGAGTCGCGCCATCGCGCATTCCATCGTTCATCGCCGCCGCGCGTGGTTGATCAGTCTGGCCGTTGTCATTGTCTTGGCGCTGACCACGATGGCGCTCAAACTCCGCTTCGACACGGAGATCCTGAACCTGCTCCCGTCCGGCTTTGACACAGTTGAGTCGCTGAAAGTTTACAGCGGACAATTCAGCAAAAATCGTGAGCTGACTTTCGGTCTATTGGACGAAACGGGGAAGGTCGATTTGGAGGCTTTTGCCGAACATTTCTCGACCATGCTCGGGAAAGAACCATGGGTCACCCGTTTCCTCGACCGGTCGCCGATGGAAAAAGCCAACGGCATGGAGGAGGTCCAGGCGCTCGCGTTGCCGCTGCTCTTCAATCTGCCTGGGGACGAGTTTGATTCCGCTCTGGCCCAGCTTCAGCCCGCCGCGATGGCGACCCGGTTTCAGCAACAACGGCAGGCCATCGAGTCCGGTTCGCCTCGCGCCGAGATTCAACTCACACTCGACCCTCTCGGACTCGTGATCCCTGCGATGAAGCCGCTGGCGAGTTCCTTTTCCATGGAAAAAGCCCAGCCGCTGGTCTCGGCGGACGGCACGATGCATCTCGCGATGGTGCTCACGAATCAGCCCGGCGACGGCCCGTTTGAGTGCCGCGAGCTGATGAAAAAGGTGAACGACTTCCATCAGCGTGTCATCCGTTCCTGGGACGGTCCCGCGCCGCAAATCGTGGTGACAGGTCGCACGCCTTACGTGGCGCAGATGTCGAAGGGCATGGAGCGCGATATTATTTCCACCGTGCTGGGCTCCATTCTATTGGTGGCGGCGATTTTCTATTACGGGTTTCGCCGGGTGCGACCGCTGATCGCGATCATTCACGTGCTCTTTTTGTGCTGCATTCTGGCCATCGCCCTAGGCTCGCTTTGCTTTCCCGCCTTGAATGGAATCACGGTCGGCTTCTGCTCGATTTTGATCGGACTCGGGGTCGATTTTGGAATGTTGCTCTACGGTGCCTATCAAAATTCGCGCGAGTTAGGGACGACTCATGAGGAGGCGATCGGAACCGCCATCGAGCGAATCGGCCGCGGTATTTTGTTTGGAGCGGCGACGACCGGGGCCGGCTTCGGCGCGCTGCTGCTGAGCGGCTGCGAGGGTTTTGCGCAACTCGGCTTGCTGATCATGTTCGGCATTTTGCTGGCGGCCGGACTGATGATGACGGTCTTCTTTTTGTTCATCGGCTCGGCCCATCGTCCGGTCCGCAGCGACTTGCTCACAGTCGGGTTGGATCGCTATCTGGGGTCGCTTTTTCGCAGTCCGCAGCCTGTGGGTTGGTATTGCCTCGTCCTGCTCTTGGGACTGACAATTTTCGCTGTTCTGCCCATCGCCACGCTCAAGATTGAGCCGAATCCGCAGTCGCTCGAACCGAAAAACATTCCTGCTGGTTACGCGCTGCGGAAGATCCAGGAAAAGATGTCCCCGACCGGCGACGAACTCGTTTTGGGCATCATTGACGCGCCCGACGCGAAAGAATTTCACCGTCGCTGGACCGCGACCGAAGTCCATTGGCAGAAACTGCTCGCCGGGGGAAAAATCAAGAGCGTGACCACGCCGACGGCCTTTGTTTCGTCGCCCGACAATGTTCGCATCAACACCGCGAAACTGGTCGGACTCGACTTCCAATCGATTCGCAGTTCGCTCACCCAGGCGCTGGAAAAAGAGGGTTTTTCGCCCGAGGCATTCGCCAGAGGATTTCGCACGCTCGACCAGTTGCAGAACATCGCCAAGGTCGGCCCGGCGGCGCTCAGTTACCAGGAAATGCTCCCGCCGAATTCAAGCTGGTGGTTCGTTCTGGACAAGTTTTTCGGCTCCAAAAAGAATCTCGCCTGCGCTTATCTGACGCCGCTGCATAAGATTTCCACTCCAGCGGAAAAGGCGGCGTTTTTGGAGTTGGTCACGCCTCCCGGCGTGCCCGTGCACCTCACCGGCTGGACGTTTACCCTCGCCGATCTCATCACTTGGGCGCAGAGCAAACTCGTCATTCTCACCTCGACGATGCTGATCTTTAACATCCTGCTGCTGATCTTTCTCTTCCATCGGTTTCGCCCGATTTTTCTGCTTATGGTCACAATCACCCTCTCCATCGGCGCGATGGTGGCGACGGTCAAAATGGCCGGATTGCCGCTCAATTTGTTCAACATTCTCGCCTTTCCGCTCGTCCTCGGAGTCGGGGTGGACTATGGCATTTATGTCCTGCTGGCGGCGCGTCAGGCTGGCGATGCACAGACGCTGCTAAAGGGTATTTTGAAGCCGGTGTTGCTCAGTGCGCTTACCTCCATTGCGGGTTTCGGTTCGCTCGGTTTCGCGGAAAATCCCTCGCTGAGCGGACTTGGATTGCTCTGTGCCATCGGCGTCGGCTGGAGCCTGTTTGCCACCCTGTTTTTCCTCGTGCCCGCCTATGTCTGGAAGCGCAACTAGCCGGCCCAACCCGTGGTATAACTCCCTCACGTTTCGGGCGGCGCAACGTCTGGCGTCGTTCTTGCCGCGCTTCGTCACGCTGGGGATTGCGCGCTTCATCGGCCATCTCGCCCACGATCTTTGCGACACGCAACGGGAGATCATGCTGGAAAATTTGCGGCCCGTCACCGGTGCGACTGGACCGGAGTTGGATGCGATTGGGCGGCGGGTTTTTGTTCATTTTATCGAGATGATCGCCGACAACATCGTCTTCATGAACGGCAGCCTGGAGGAGGTCGCCGACATCATGGGCGACTGGTCGGGCCTGGAGCATTTGCAGGCGGCGCAGGCGTGCGGGAAGGGGACGGTGCTCATCACGGGTCATCTCGGCGCGTGGGAATTGGGCGGGATTTTTCTCGCCGCGCGCCACATTCCAGTGACCGTCGTCACGCTGGCCGAGCCGGTGGCCAATGTGGGCGAATGGCGCGAAAAATATCGCCAGAAATTTGGCATCAACACGATCACACTCGGGGATGACCGGTTTGCCTTTCTCTCCATCGTCCAGACGCTGCGCAAAAATGGCATCGTCGCCCTGCTGGTGGATCGTCCGTATGGCGGCCACGCAATGCCGGTGGAAATGTGTGGGAAAACGACCCAGTTTTCTCCCGCTGCATCGCTCCTGTGGCAACACACGGGAGCGACTATTTTGCCCGCGTTTGTCTTTGCCCAGCCGATGGGGAAATACGCCTCGCACGCGTATCCGCCCATCGAAATGAGCACTGCCGCCGATCCAACTCAAACTCATCATGTCAACACCCAACGCATCGCCGATTTCTTCGCCTCGCTTCTCCGGCTTCATCCGGATCAATGGTATAATTTTGTTCCTGTCTGGACTGCTTCTGAGTCTGGCGCAGGCCGAGCCTCTGGATAGCGCGGCCACGAAAACGCTCGTGGAAAAAATCGCCGCGATCCGTCAATCGAGGCCATTCATTCAAGCCAGTTATCGCGAGGAAAAAAGCGGCGGCATTCTCGCCCGGCCGTCCATCAGCACGGGCAAAATGTGGTATGCCGCGCCAGATAAATTTCGCAAGGAAAGCCGCGGCGCGGGCAAGGAAAGCGTGATCGTGAGCAACGGCGAATTGCTGTGGATGTATTACCCGGCGTTTCAGGAAGCGGAGCGGTATGATTTGAAGAAACAGAAATTCATCAGCCAGGGAATCTCGGCGTTTACGACCGGGCTGGATTTCGCCCAGGTGGATAAGGATTTCACGATTCAGGCCGAGGCACTTCCGAGCGGCTACTCTATTCAGCTCGTGCCAAAGCGGGGGGCGATCAGCCGGATGGTGACGCAACTCGAGGTGCGTTTTAACAAGGGATTGGAACTCGAATCGGTCCAGACCGTTTCTCCGCGTGGTGAGAAAATCAAGACCGAGCTGACCGACCTGAGCACCGAGCCCGTTCCCGCGGCGACCTTCGATTTTACCCCGCCCGCTGGAGCGAACGTGAGCACGCCGCTCGGCAAATAACACTGGAACTCGCCTCGGAATCTCGATAAACAACACGGCACGCTTTCGTTTGAAACATGCGTTTTAGCCTCTCCCAACATCGTTGCCTGCTCGCCGCCAGTGTCCTGCTCGGGACGTTGTCGTTTTCCCCGGCAGAGCCTGCCGAGGCGGTGAACAAGCTGGTCGTCCCCGAGGTCGCGGCACTGACCAAGGCCGACATGGATCAGGCGTCGAAAAGCGATGATCTGACGCTGCCGATGCCTGGGGAATTTTTCGCGGCCATCGGGAAGCGAAATCGCCCCAACTGGACGCTGTTTTATCGAACTCCGCTGACGATGACCTATGGGAATCGCGCCCAGATTGCCCTGAATCTCGGCGGTTTGATTGCCGACGGCTACATCGCGGTCGAGGCGCAGGATGGCCGCCAGGTGAAAAATATCGGAAAGGACATTATCGCCCTCGCGAAGCAACTCGGGGTGAGTCAGAACGTGCTTGGACGGGGCAACAGCATCACGGATTTCGCCGAAAACAACGAGTGGAACGCGCTCAAGGAGGAGTTGGAAGCGACTCAAAACGACGTTCGCTCCGCCATGGCCAGCATGGAGGATCAGGATCTCGTTATTCTCGTGAATCTCGGCGGCTGGGTGCGTGGTACGGAAGTCGTGAGCAGCGTCGTGGCGCAAAACTACGATCCGGACGACGCGAAATTGCTGCGCCAGCCTGCGATCATCGATTACCTGAACAAGCAGATGGATCAACTGCCCCAGTCTTTGCAGGAGCAGACGCTGATCCGTGAATTGAAAAAACGCCTCCTCGCCATACACGACATGGCCTCTTACCCCATCGATCACACCCCGACCCAGGTCGAGGTGGTGACGTTGCGCACCGCCGTCTCGGAGATCATGCCAATCATCACCACGCCCACGAAATGAGCCGCTTTTTTTTCCTGATCCTGACGCTGGCCCTGGCCGCATCGCCATTGCGGGCGGATGACGATCAGACGGTGGCCGCCCGAAGCGCCGCCTTCGATCTGGCGGGCGCGTTTTCCGCGAACGACGGTTACAAACTCCGAGATGGCTTTTTCTCGGCCAAGCTCAAGAAGGGCGAGTCGAAAGTCTTCACCGTCAATCTTTACGCTGGCAACAGCTATTGGTTTTGCACCGCCACCGCGCCCGCAGTGAAAAAGATGGAAGTCACGCTCTACGACGAGACCGGCAAAGTCCTCCCGATTCAGCCCTTTGTCGATGGAGCACGCGCCGCCGCCGGCATCACCGCGGCCTACAGCGGCACCTATTATGTGAAAATTTCCGTGGTCGATGGCGGCTCGGAAAGCTCGACGGCCTGCCTGCTTTACGCTTACAAATAGATATGGATAAATCCTACGATACCTTGGAAAAACTTTCCGCGCCGCGGGTGCAGCATTTCTCCGTATTTGCGGAAAACCGGGCGGGTGCCCTACTCGATCTGGTAAAATTACTCAGCCGCGAACACGTCGAAATAGTCGCCCTCAGCGTGCAGGATTCGGCGGATTCCTCGATCGTCCGCATGATCGTGAGCGACCCCGATCTGGTGAAGGAACTTTTTGCACAGCAAGGCATCGCCCACAGCCATACCGAGGTGCTGGTGGTGGAGATGACCGAATGCACCGAGCTGGGAAAATTGCTCGCGACGTTGCTCCAAGCCGAGGTGAATATTCATTACAGCTACCCGGTGATGACGCGGCCCAATGAGCGTTCGGCGCTTGTCATTCATCCGGACGATGACGACTGCGCCATCTCAGTTTTGCGCGGTGCGGGATTCAAAATCCTAACCCAGGGCGACATTTCCCGGTAAATTCCTCCCCCGGAACATGGCTGGTGAATCGAATGGAACTCAAATGCAGCCCGGGCACGGCGGGTGCTATGTAAAGGCGTGGACAGTTTCCAACCTCTAGAGTCCAAGATTTTACCAACCTCACCATAATGTCCAAAGTCATCCTGCCTCGAACCAACATCGTTCGCAGCTTCAACCAGACTCGACCGTCACATCTCCGCGAGCCAGAGGACACGGCTGCCAGGGCTCCGATCCCGATGCCGATGGAGCACTCCGAGCGCGTGCTGCTGCTGGAGGACGAGGCGCAAACCAACTTCATCCTGCGCGAATATCTCGAGTCGCTGGGTTACCAAGTCGTGGCCGTGGCCAACGGGGTCGATGGTCTCAAAGAGGTCATGCGAGCCAATTTCGAGCTCGTGATTTGCGACATGATGATGCCCAAGCTGCCCGGCGACATGTTCTATCTCGCCGTGCAAAAGACGCGGCCCGAGCTTTGCAACCGCTTCGTTTTCATCACCGGCCACCAGTTGAATCCGACCGTCGATGCCTTCATCGAGAAGACGCATTCGGCCATCTTGGTGAAACCCTTCCGCCTACAGCAGCTGGAGGCCACCCTCGAAGGTATCCTGTCGCGTTTCCCTAAAAAAGTCCGGCCCATCACCTTGTCGGCCACGCCCGTCATCGAGCGGCTTTCAGACACCATGGGCGCTCCTACAGCGGACGAAAAAACGCCGTCGATGGTTTCCAAGGCGCTCAAGATGGTCGGGTTCGGGCGCAATGGCGAAGCCGTTTCCTCGGTCGAGGAAAAACTCGCCGAACCTGCGAAACCTGCCGCCAGTTCCACCAAAGTCACCCGCCGCATTCCCCATCTCGCCAATGCCCCGGTGATGCCGTCCAAACCGCAGGCGCCGGCGGCGAGCACGGCCAAAGTTACCCGCCGCATCCCGGCTCCTCCGTCCGAGGGCGTGGAGCCCAAGATCACTCGCAGAGTCAGCCAGGCGGAAAACATCATTCGCGTCAAACACCTCACGCCCGCCGACGCTCCGAAGCCGGTCACTACCCGCAAGATCGCCGCGCCTGTGGCAGCCCCGCAGCCGACTCCGAAGCCCGTCACTACGCGCAAGATCGTCGCGTCCGAGCCGGCTCAGAAGCCGGTCACGACTCGCAAGATCGCTCCTCCAGCTCCTGTGATTGCACCCAAAGTCACTGCGAAGATTGCGCCAGCCAAAGTTGCGCCAGCCAAGGCACCCGCAGCGAAGACCACGATCAAAGTCGCCGCTAAAAAAACCGCGCCCGCTCCGAAGGTGACTTCCAAAGTTTCCCCCAAACCTGCCGCAAAGACGGCCCCGAAGACCACCGCGAAGATATCGCCAAAAGTTACGGCCAAGGTTTCCACCAAAGTCCCCGCCAAAGCCGCGGCCAAGATGACCTCGCTCATCCCCGCGCCCCTCAAACGCTCCGCCTCCGCGAAAAAGTCCCGCTAGTTAGAGGCGACTTCCATTCCAACCTTCGAGGAGTCGATTTTCCCGTCTGCAATTCGCCTGCGCAGCATCGACAAAAGAGACATCCCCATAAATAGTCTGCCCGCATCCATGTCCGACGCGAGCCCTCCACCATCCAGCCTTCGCTCCCGCGTGCGAACCTGGACGGTGCTCCTCATGCGCTTCATCTCCGGCGAGATCGTCGTGCAGGGGATCGGATTCCTCATCGGCATCTTCCTCTTTCACCATTTCTCGAAAGCAGACGCCGCCTTCTACAATCTGGCCAACAGCATGCTCGGCATGATGACCCTCCTCTCCGACAACGGCGTGGGCGCGGGCATCTACGCCATTGGCGGCAAAGTCTGGCGCGACCGCAACCGCTTCGGGGAATTAATCGCCACCGCGTTTCACATCCGGCGACGGCTGAACATCCTCACCATGGCCGCCGTCTCGCCGCTCACCTGGTATCTGCTGCGGCACAATGGCTGCCCGCCGTGGCAAACCTTCGAGATCACCTGCGTCGTCATCATCGGAACGTATTTCCAGATTCTCACCTCGATTCTGGGGGAAATCCCCAAGCTCCACTTGCAGGCGATTCGGCTGCAGAAACTCAACATCGGCATCGCACTCCTGCGCCTCGGCCTCATCGGAGCCGCGCTGCTCACCCGCCTCTCCACCCTCACCGCGCTCCTCGCCAACCTCGGCGGTTCCATCGTCCAGGCGCAATACTTGCGGCGTTGGATGCCGCCGCTGGCCGATCCCGATGCGCCGGTGAATGTGGAGGATAAAAAAGTCCTCATCAGCCTCATCAAACGCCAGCTTCCCAGCTCGATCTACTACTGCATTTACGGCCAGATCACCATCTTCCTCATCTCGCTCACCGGCAATGTTAGCAACCTCGCCGATGTCGCCGCGCTGTCCGCCCTGGCCCGCGTTTTTGCCGTCATCGGCTCCGTCATGAGCACCATCATTTACCCGCGCTTCGCCCACATCCAGGAGCCGTATTTGCTCTGGCGGCGCTACTTGCAAATCATCGGGCTATTCCTCCTCATGGGCGCTGTCATGTGCGGCTTAACCTGGCTTTTCCCGAGGGAACTCCTCTGGATATTAGGAAACAAATACCAGCATCTGCAAAACGAAGTTCTCCTGATGGTCGCCGGTTCCGTGTTAGGAGTCATCGGAGGAAACCTCTGGAGCCTGAACTCCGCCCGAGGCTGGATCGTGGCTCCGTGGCTCTACATTCCGGCCTCCATCCTCACCCAAGCCTTGCTCATCTGGCTGCTGCCCGTTTCCACCGTCGGAGGCGTGCTCTGGATGGGATTACTCGGAAACATCCCCGGCATTGCCATCAATTTCGCCCTGGCCCACCGCCGCGTCGGTGAAATGAAAAATGCCGCCGCGCATCCTCTTCCTAACATC contains the following coding sequences:
- a CDS encoding response regulator, whose translation is MSKVILPRTNIVRSFNQTRPSHLREPEDTAARAPIPMPMEHSERVLLLEDEAQTNFILREYLESLGYQVVAVANGVDGLKEVMRANFELVICDMMMPKLPGDMFYLAVQKTRPELCNRFVFITGHQLNPTVDAFIEKTHSAILVKPFRLQQLEATLEGILSRFPKKVRPITLSATPVIERLSDTMGAPTADEKTPSMVSKALKMVGFGRNGEAVSSVEEKLAEPAKPAASSTKVTRRIPHLANAPVMPSKPQAPAASTAKVTRRIPAPPSEGVEPKITRRVSQAENIIRVKHLTPADAPKPVTTRKIAAPVAAPQPTPKPVTTRKIVASEPAQKPVTTRKIAPPAPVIAPKVTAKIAPAKVAPAKAPAAKTTIKVAAKKTAPAPKVTSKVSPKPAAKTAPKTTAKISPKVTAKVSTKVPAKAAAKMTSLIPAPLKRSASAKKSR
- a CDS encoding lysophospholipid acyltransferase family protein, whose amino-acid sequence is MSGSATSRPNPWYNSLTFRAAQRLASFLPRFVTLGIARFIGHLAHDLCDTQREIMLENLRPVTGATGPELDAIGRRVFVHFIEMIADNIVFMNGSLEEVADIMGDWSGLEHLQAAQACGKGTVLITGHLGAWELGGIFLAARHIPVTVVTLAEPVANVGEWREKYRQKFGINTITLGDDRFAFLSIVQTLRKNGIVALLVDRPYGGHAMPVEMCGKTTQFSPAASLLWQHTGATILPAFVFAQPMGKYASHAYPPIEMSTAADPTQTHHVNTQRIADFFASLLRLHPDQWYNFVPVWTASESGAGRASG
- a CDS encoding acetolactate synthase; the protein is MDKSYDTLEKLSAPRVQHFSVFAENRAGALLDLVKLLSREHVEIVALSVQDSADSSIVRMIVSDPDLVKELFAQQGIAHSHTEVLVVEMTECTELGKLLATLLQAEVNIHYSYPVMTRPNERSALVIHPDDDDCAISVLRGAGFKILTQGDISR
- a CDS encoding MMPL family transporter, which translates into the protein MSSPSRAIAHSIVHRRRAWLISLAVVIVLALTTMALKLRFDTEILNLLPSGFDTVESLKVYSGQFSKNRELTFGLLDETGKVDLEAFAEHFSTMLGKEPWVTRFLDRSPMEKANGMEEVQALALPLLFNLPGDEFDSALAQLQPAAMATRFQQQRQAIESGSPRAEIQLTLDPLGLVIPAMKPLASSFSMEKAQPLVSADGTMHLAMVLTNQPGDGPFECRELMKKVNDFHQRVIRSWDGPAPQIVVTGRTPYVAQMSKGMERDIISTVLGSILLVAAIFYYGFRRVRPLIAIIHVLFLCCILAIALGSLCFPALNGITVGFCSILIGLGVDFGMLLYGAYQNSRELGTTHEEAIGTAIERIGRGILFGAATTGAGFGALLLSGCEGFAQLGLLIMFGILLAAGLMMTVFFLFIGSAHRPVRSDLLTVGLDRYLGSLFRSPQPVGWYCLVLLLGLTIFAVLPIATLKIEPNPQSLEPKNIPAGYALRKIQEKMSPTGDELVLGIIDAPDAKEFHRRWTATEVHWQKLLAGGKIKSVTTPTAFVSSPDNVRINTAKLVGLDFQSIRSSLTQALEKEGFSPEAFARGFRTLDQLQNIAKVGPAALSYQEMLPPNSSWWFVLDKFFGSKKNLACAYLTPLHKISTPAEKAAFLELVTPPGVPVHLTGWTFTLADLITWAQSKLVILTSTMLIFNILLLIFLFHRFRPIFLLMVTITLSIGAMVATVKMAGLPLNLFNILAFPLVLGVGVDYGIYVLLAARQAGDAQTLLKGILKPVLLSALTSIAGFGSLGFAENPSLSGLGLLCAIGVGWSLFATLFFLVPAYVWKRN
- a CDS encoding outer membrane lipoprotein carrier protein LolA is translated as MFLSGLLLSLAQAEPLDSAATKTLVEKIAAIRQSRPFIQASYREEKSGGILARPSISTGKMWYAAPDKFRKESRGAGKESVIVSNGELLWMYYPAFQEAERYDLKKQKFISQGISAFTTGLDFAQVDKDFTIQAEALPSGYSIQLVPKRGAISRMVTQLEVRFNKGLELESVQTVSPRGEKIKTELTDLSTEPVPAATFDFTPPAGANVSTPLGK